In Thermoplasmata archaeon, the following are encoded in one genomic region:
- a CDS encoding alpha/beta hydrolase, producing the protein MTASEWGSGRPFVILHGGAGPASTHRFAEMLGGSGGARAIVPVHPGFNGTPRPEHLRSVAGLAELYLAWMDQLELRDVVLVGNSIGGWIAAELALRGGSRLGRLVLVDAGGLTIDAHPAPDVFSLSLDQIGQMSYRDPQRFRIDPSKMSDPQRAAVAGNRAALKLYGGPSMADPTLLGRLPAIHLPTLVVWGAADRMIPRQHGEAFASSIPNARLEIIEEAGHLPQLEAPESLLRVVKEFAGSR; encoded by the coding sequence GTGACGGCGAGTGAGTGGGGTTCGGGCCGCCCGTTCGTGATCCTGCATGGGGGTGCCGGGCCCGCCTCTACCCACCGTTTCGCCGAGATGCTGGGAGGGAGCGGCGGCGCTCGGGCGATCGTGCCGGTGCACCCCGGATTCAACGGAACACCGCGTCCGGAGCACCTCCGTAGCGTGGCGGGGCTCGCCGAGCTGTACCTCGCCTGGATGGATCAGCTCGAACTCCGCGATGTCGTCCTGGTTGGAAACTCGATCGGCGGGTGGATCGCGGCAGAACTCGCGCTCCGCGGCGGCTCGCGACTTGGGCGTCTCGTTCTTGTGGATGCCGGCGGACTCACGATCGACGCGCATCCCGCCCCGGACGTGTTCTCCCTCTCGCTCGATCAGATCGGTCAGATGAGCTATCGGGATCCGCAGAGATTCCGGATCGATCCCAGCAAGATGTCGGATCCGCAGCGGGCGGCGGTCGCCGGCAATCGGGCCGCCCTGAAGCTCTACGGCGGGCCGTCCATGGCCGATCCGACGCTGCTCGGCCGCCTTCCCGCCATCCACCTCCCGACACTGGTGGTGTGGGGCGCCGCGGACCGAATGATCCCACGGCAGCACGGAGAAGCCTTCGCGTCGTCGATCCCGAATGCCCGACTCGAGATCATCGAGGAGGCCGGCCATCTGCCCCAGCTGGAGGCTCCCGAGAGCCTGCTGCGCGTCGTGAAGGAGTTCGCGGGTTCG
- a CDS encoding VOC family protein, producing the protein MSVHITDIQRARKFYSEVLGLREVSFLPSASRAAYEIPGTTTLLTMHTMGEGEGGREPGTVSGIVFSHRDPRAACAEIRSRGGSIVDEPHTFPAAIGTVTLGVFADPDGNQFVIRHVEAAPKPVQG; encoded by the coding sequence GTGTCCGTGCACATTACCGACATCCAGCGTGCACGGAAGTTTTACTCGGAGGTCCTGGGGCTCCGCGAGGTCTCCTTCCTTCCGTCCGCCTCCCGGGCCGCCTACGAGATCCCAGGGACCACGACCCTGCTGACGATGCACACCATGGGGGAAGGCGAAGGGGGCCGGGAGCCAGGCACCGTGTCGGGCATCGTGTTCTCGCATCGGGATCCGCGGGCGGCGTGCGCCGAGATCCGGAGTCGTGGGGGGTCGATCGTCGACGAGCCGCATACGTTCCCGGCCGCGATCGGAACCGTGACCTTGGGAGTCTTCGCGGATCCGGACGGGAACCAGTTCGTGATCCGGCACGTCGAGGCCGCTCCGAAACCGGTCCAGGGGTAG